The Oikeobacillus pervagus genome has a segment encoding these proteins:
- a CDS encoding post-transcriptional regulator, which translates to MKKEGHPYDRFFYKLKPALYSKAEELELLGYDQIEVDSLWEYLTKKKWKKYESDVRVYQLVSDILSIKPGDYMNYKTIEAFRSPNWFTEINEEELQQLLQPNKQD; encoded by the coding sequence ATGAAAAAGGAAGGGCATCCTTATGATCGTTTTTTCTATAAACTAAAACCGGCACTATATAGTAAAGCTGAGGAATTGGAACTGTTAGGCTATGATCAAATTGAAGTGGATTCACTTTGGGAATACTTAACGAAGAAGAAATGGAAAAAATATGAGAGCGATGTGCGTGTCTATCAATTGGTCAGCGATATCCTCTCCATTAAACCAGGTGATTATATGAACTACAAAACAATCGAAGCTTTTCGTTCACCCAATTGGTTTACCGAAATAAATGAAGAGGAATTGCAGCAACTCCTTCAACCGAATAAGCAAGATTGA
- the secDF gene encoding protein translocase subunit SecDF, whose protein sequence is MVKRSRIVAFFLIVLLIGSAIGVTTKDIVNNIKLGLDLQGGFEVLYEVKPAKEGQKITDKVVASTANALEERINVLGVSEPSIQIEEGHRIRVQLAGVEDQNEARKILSTQANLSFRDVDDNLMLDGSDLVQGAAKQSFTQEGSPNVALKLKDRKKFEKVTEKIVSMAPNNQLVIWLDFEEGKDSFKKEVAKENPKFLSSPNVNEVFTTDEVTIEGDFTVEEASNLAGLLNAGSLPVKLKEIYSTSVGAQFGEQALDKTVLSGIIGIALIFLFMLFYYRLPGFIATITLSIYIYLILLVFDWMNGVLTLPGIAALILGVGMAVDANIITYERIKEEIRVGRTIKSAFQAGNKNSFLTILDANITTILAGAVLFYFGTSSVRGFATMLIISILVSFLTAVWGSRLFLGLFVKSGLLRNKPGWFGVKKSDIHDIKENVDTLDLTTRFDKFDFVKHHRKFFAFSIIAIVAGMIVLGIFRLNLGIDFSSGTRMEILAEQQLSKEAISTELEKVNLSTDDIIISGEKKNIGTARFKDVLSKNEIAHLKNHFKEQFGNEPNVSTVSPIIGKELAKNAMKALAIAAVGIIIYVAIRFEFYMGASAVIALIHDAFFIIAIFSLTRLEVDITFIAAILTIIGYSINDTIVTFDRIRENLEKKRRIKTYEELADIVNKSLRQTLTRSINTVLTVIVTVIALLIFGSESIRNFSIALLIGLISGTYSSLFIAAQLWLVWKGKELKRKGSIKTYKEKKTWSDEPQV, encoded by the coding sequence ATGGTAAAGCGGAGCCGGATCGTTGCCTTTTTCCTAATCGTTTTATTAATTGGGAGTGCAATCGGGGTAACGACGAAAGATATTGTAAATAACATTAAACTCGGGCTCGACCTTCAAGGTGGTTTTGAAGTTCTATACGAGGTGAAACCAGCGAAAGAAGGTCAGAAAATCACCGATAAAGTAGTGGCAAGTACAGCAAATGCACTTGAAGAACGGATCAATGTGTTGGGTGTTAGTGAACCGAGCATCCAAATTGAAGAAGGACACCGTATTCGTGTTCAGCTTGCGGGGGTAGAGGATCAAAATGAAGCAAGAAAGATCTTATCGACACAAGCAAATTTATCATTCCGTGATGTGGATGATAACTTAATGTTAGACGGGTCGGATCTTGTGCAAGGTGCAGCAAAGCAATCTTTTACACAAGAGGGAAGTCCGAACGTTGCCTTGAAATTAAAAGATCGCAAAAAGTTTGAAAAAGTAACAGAAAAAATTGTCAGTATGGCACCGAACAATCAACTTGTCATTTGGCTTGATTTTGAAGAGGGAAAAGATTCCTTTAAAAAGGAAGTGGCCAAGGAAAATCCCAAATTTTTATCCTCTCCTAACGTAAATGAAGTATTTACGACAGATGAAGTAACAATTGAAGGGGATTTTACAGTAGAAGAAGCGAGTAATTTAGCTGGATTGCTCAATGCAGGATCTCTTCCAGTTAAATTAAAAGAAATTTATTCTACTTCTGTAGGAGCTCAGTTCGGGGAACAAGCATTAGATAAAACAGTTCTATCTGGAATCATCGGGATCGCTCTTATTTTCTTGTTTATGCTTTTTTATTACCGTTTACCAGGTTTTATCGCAACGATTACATTATCGATCTATATTTATTTAATTCTTTTAGTATTTGATTGGATGAACGGGGTGCTTACACTTCCAGGTATTGCGGCCTTAATCCTTGGAGTCGGGATGGCCGTTGATGCAAATATTATTACGTATGAACGGATAAAAGAAGAGATAAGAGTCGGTAGGACGATTAAATCGGCTTTTCAGGCTGGGAATAAGAACTCATTTTTAACGATATTAGATGCAAACATCACCACGATTTTAGCTGGTGCTGTACTATTCTATTTTGGGACAAGCTCTGTAAGAGGGTTTGCGACGATGTTAATTATTAGTATTTTGGTCAGCTTTTTAACAGCCGTATGGGGATCTAGACTTTTCCTAGGACTCTTTGTGAAAAGTGGTTTACTTAGAAATAAACCAGGTTGGTTTGGCGTTAAGAAAAGCGATATCCATGACATCAAAGAAAACGTGGATACTTTAGATTTAACAACAAGATTTGATAAATTTGATTTTGTTAAACACCATCGGAAATTTTTTGCTTTTTCCATCATCGCAATTGTAGCGGGAATGATTGTGTTAGGTATTTTCCGATTAAACCTAGGGATTGATTTCTCAAGTGGTACTCGGATGGAAATTCTTGCCGAACAACAGCTATCAAAAGAAGCGATTTCAACTGAGTTAGAGAAAGTGAACTTGTCGACAGATGATATTATTATTTCGGGTGAAAAGAAAAATATCGGAACAGCCCGGTTTAAAGATGTATTATCGAAAAACGAGATCGCTCATTTAAAAAATCATTTTAAAGAACAATTTGGAAATGAGCCAAATGTCAGCACCGTTTCTCCGATTATTGGTAAAGAACTTGCGAAGAATGCGATGAAAGCTTTAGCCATTGCAGCTGTGGGAATTATTATTTATGTAGCGATTCGCTTTGAGTTTTACATGGGGGCCAGTGCGGTTATCGCCTTAATTCATGATGCCTTCTTTATCATTGCCATCTTTAGCTTAACTCGTCTAGAGGTGGATATTACCTTTATTGCAGCCATCTTAACGATTATCGGTTACTCTATTAATGATACGATCGTTACATTTGACCGTATTCGCGAAAACTTAGAGAAAAAACGGCGGATCAAAACATATGAAGAGCTCGCTGATATCGTGAATAAAAGTTTACGTCAAACATTAACCCGTTCGATTAATACCGTATTAACTGTGATTGTGACGGTCATTGCCTTGCTCATCTTCGGAAGTGAGTCAATCCGTAACTTCTCGATCGCCTTATTAATCGGATTAATTTCAGGTACGTATTCGTCCCTGTTCATCGCAGCTCAATTATGGCTAGTGTGGAAAGGTAAAGAACTAAAACGCAAAGGCTCGATTAAAACATATAAAGAGAAAAAGACTTGGTCAGACGAACCACAAGTTTAA
- the recJ gene encoding single-stranded-DNA-specific exonuclease RecJ, whose product MLKSKTRWIVRETKHEMAKQLSGDLKISPLLASLLINRGMSDTESARYFLFEKGESFHDPFLLKGMDVAVERIKRAIENNEQILIFGDYDADGVSSTSVMMTVLTELGANVEFYIPNRFTEGYGPNEGAFRWAHSIGVDLIITVDTGIAAIGEAGLAKELGIDLIITDHHEPGPELPEALAIIHPKHPEGDYPFPYLAGVGVAFKVAHALYGKVPYHLLDLVAIGTIADLVPLIGENRSIAKAGLKKLQQTSRPGIRAMCKVADTKMETINEETIGFMLAPRLNAVGRLDSADPAVELLLTQDEESAKYLANEIDQINKERQAIVQKITEEAIEMVESQFPLEENSVLVIGKEGWNSGVIGIVASRLVEKYYRPTIVLSYDVEAGLAKGSARSIAGFDLFKNLSSCRELLPHFGGHPMAAGMTLNIHDVEELRERLNRLASEQLSDEDFIPLTELDASIELEDVQLSTIEELQLLAPFGMKNPKPKILLEKVSLVSMRKIGTNQTHLKLQIERNGSSLDGIGFGMGEYADQIAPNTTLSCIGELSINEWNNICKPQIFLQDIKVDHWQLFDMRGNKPIQKWIHHLPSKRLFIVFNEETMNALAVSSIQEECVYVNSLEKAKQLPVQDNNLIFLDLPSSKEWLEAVISKDLPERIYAYFYQNNLQFFHTIPTRNHFKWYYAFLMKRKSFDLKRYGSELAKYKGWTSDTVSFMSKVFFELDFVTIENGFIRLNQVKQKRDLSESFTYQQKQQQFELENELLYSPYHELKNWFDHRMGVGL is encoded by the coding sequence ATGTTAAAGTCAAAGACCCGTTGGATTGTTCGTGAGACAAAGCACGAAATGGCAAAACAATTATCCGGTGACTTAAAAATAAGTCCATTATTAGCTTCGTTATTAATAAACCGTGGAATGAGTGATACAGAATCTGCACGGTATTTTTTATTCGAAAAAGGAGAAAGTTTCCATGATCCTTTTTTATTAAAAGGGATGGATGTAGCCGTAGAACGAATTAAAAGAGCTATTGAAAATAATGAACAGATTCTAATATTTGGAGATTACGATGCGGATGGGGTTAGTAGTACATCCGTTATGATGACAGTGTTGACGGAACTAGGAGCAAATGTTGAGTTCTATATTCCGAATCGATTTACTGAAGGATATGGTCCAAATGAAGGGGCTTTTCGCTGGGCTCATAGTATTGGGGTCGATTTAATTATTACTGTCGATACTGGGATTGCAGCGATTGGCGAGGCCGGTTTGGCTAAAGAGCTTGGGATTGATTTGATCATTACCGATCACCATGAACCAGGTCCAGAACTCCCAGAAGCGTTAGCGATTATTCATCCGAAGCATCCAGAGGGGGATTATCCATTTCCATATTTAGCTGGGGTAGGTGTTGCGTTCAAAGTAGCCCATGCCTTATATGGGAAAGTCCCATATCATTTACTTGATCTTGTGGCTATTGGGACGATTGCGGATTTGGTACCACTTATTGGTGAAAATCGTTCGATTGCGAAAGCAGGATTAAAGAAACTTCAACAAACAAGTCGCCCAGGAATTCGAGCAATGTGCAAAGTTGCGGATACAAAGATGGAGACAATAAATGAAGAGACCATTGGATTTATGTTAGCTCCGCGACTTAATGCTGTTGGCCGCCTAGACAGCGCTGACCCTGCAGTGGAGTTATTGCTAACACAGGATGAAGAGTCCGCCAAGTATCTTGCGAATGAAATTGATCAAATCAATAAGGAAAGACAAGCCATTGTTCAGAAAATAACCGAGGAAGCGATTGAAATGGTTGAATCGCAATTTCCTCTAGAAGAGAACTCGGTACTCGTAATTGGAAAAGAAGGCTGGAATTCAGGAGTCATAGGGATTGTAGCGTCCCGACTAGTGGAGAAATATTATCGTCCAACGATTGTCTTAAGCTATGATGTAGAAGCCGGTCTTGCCAAAGGATCAGCGCGCAGTATTGCTGGATTTGATTTATTTAAAAATCTCTCCTCTTGCCGCGAGTTGTTACCTCATTTTGGTGGCCACCCGATGGCTGCAGGAATGACGTTGAACATACATGATGTAGAAGAACTTCGTGAAAGATTAAATAGACTGGCAAGTGAACAACTTTCAGATGAGGATTTCATTCCGTTAACAGAGCTTGATGCATCGATTGAACTGGAAGATGTACAATTATCTACAATTGAGGAGCTTCAATTATTAGCTCCGTTTGGGATGAAAAATCCAAAACCAAAAATATTATTAGAAAAAGTCTCACTAGTGAGTATGAGAAAAATCGGTACGAATCAAACCCATTTAAAATTACAAATTGAACGCAATGGTTCTTCCCTAGATGGAATTGGATTTGGAATGGGAGAGTATGCTGATCAAATCGCTCCTAATACAACATTGTCGTGTATAGGTGAGCTTTCTATTAATGAATGGAATAACATTTGTAAACCGCAAATTTTTTTACAAGATATTAAGGTGGATCATTGGCAATTATTCGATATGAGAGGAAATAAGCCAATCCAAAAATGGATCCATCACCTTCCAAGTAAGCGACTTTTCATTGTTTTTAATGAAGAAACGATGAATGCACTCGCAGTTTCATCTATACAGGAAGAATGTGTTTATGTAAATAGTTTAGAGAAGGCTAAACAACTTCCTGTTCAGGATAATAATCTTATCTTCCTTGATCTTCCCTCATCAAAGGAATGGTTGGAAGCGGTGATCAGCAAAGATTTACCTGAACGAATTTATGCGTACTTTTACCAAAATAACTTACAGTTCTTCCACACAATTCCAACGAGAAATCATTTCAAATGGTACTATGCTTTCTTAATGAAAAGAAAATCATTTGATTTAAAACGATATGGAAGTGAATTGGCAAAATACAAAGGCTGGACAAGCGATACAGTTTCCTTTATGTCAAAAGTGTTTTTTGAACTAGATTTTGTTACAATAGAGAATGGTTTTATTCGTTTAAACCAAGTAAAGCAAAAAAGAGATTTGAGTGAATCTTTCACTTATCAGCAAAAACAACAACAATTTGAATTAGAGAATGAACTGCTCTATTCCCCTTATCATGAACTAAAAAACTGGTTTGATCATCGAATGGGAGTTGGGCTTTAG
- a CDS encoding adenine phosphoribosyltransferase, with protein MDLKEYITIVPDWPKPGVEFKDITTLMDNGEAFKYATDKIVEYAKEKEIDLIVGPEARGFIIGCPVAYALGLGFAPVRKEGKLPRETVKVDYGLEYGKDVLTIHKDAVKPGQKVLIIDDLLATGGTIEATIKLVESLGGVVAGIAFLIELTYLEGRKKLNKYDINALIHY; from the coding sequence ATGGATTTAAAAGAATATATTACGATTGTTCCAGATTGGCCTAAACCAGGAGTTGAATTTAAAGACATTACGACCTTAATGGATAATGGTGAAGCATTCAAATATGCTACGGACAAAATAGTAGAGTATGCGAAGGAAAAAGAAATCGATCTTATTGTGGGTCCAGAAGCACGTGGTTTTATTATCGGCTGTCCTGTTGCTTATGCACTCGGACTTGGCTTTGCCCCTGTTAGAAAAGAAGGGAAGTTGCCTCGTGAAACGGTGAAGGTCGATTACGGTTTAGAATATGGAAAAGATGTTTTAACGATTCATAAAGATGCGGTAAAACCTGGACAAAAAGTTCTCATTATTGATGATTTATTAGCAACTGGTGGAACAATTGAAGCAACCATTAAACTTGTTGAATCACTTGGCGGGGTTGTGGCAGGAATCGCCTTCTTAATCGAGCTTACTTATTTAGAAGGTCGCAAAAAATTAAACAAATACGATATTAATGCATTAATCCATTATTAA